A window from Kluyveromyces lactis strain NRRL Y-1140 chromosome E complete sequence encodes these proteins:
- a CDS encoding tropomyosin (similar to uniprot|P40414 Saccharomyces cerevisiae YIL138C TPM2 Tropomyosin isoform 2 actin-binding protein that stabilizes actin filaments required with Tpm1 the main tropomyosin for the formation and stability of actin cables in vivo which direct polarized cell growth and the distribution of several organelles) — MEKIREKLSNLKLEAESWQDKYEELKEQVKVLEQEKTDNENLIKSLTTKNQTLEEEVETLEGQVSEHKQLAEDSTNLKSHNENFSKKNQQLEEELEENDSKLKETTEKLREADLKVEQLERKVTSLEQERDDLEKKYDDLQTKYDAAKAELDEISASLENL; from the exons ATGGAAAAGATCAGAGAA AAGCTAAGCAACTTGAAATTAGAAGCCGAGTCGTGGCAAGACAAGTACGAAGAGTTGAAGGAACAGGTGAAAGttttggaacaagaaaagaCGGATAACGAAAACTTGATCAAGTCTTTGACTACCAAGAACCaaactttggaagaagaagttgagaCTTTGGAAGGTCAAGTCTCTGAACACAAGCAACTAGCTGAAGATTCTaccaatttgaaatctcATAACGAGAATTTCAGCaagaagaatcaacaaTTGGAGGAAGAATTGGAGGAAAATGATTCCAAGTTGAAGGAAACCACAGAAAAGTTGAGAGAAGCTGATTTGAAGGTTGagcaattggaaagaaaagtcacctctttggaacaagaaagagatgatttggaaaagaaatatgacGACTTACAAACCAAGTACGATGCTGCAAAGGCCGAATTGGACGAAATCTCTGCctctttggaaaatttaTGA